Proteins from a single region of Oenanthe melanoleuca isolate GR-GAL-2019-014 chromosome 12, OMel1.0, whole genome shotgun sequence:
- the LAMB2 gene encoding laminin subunit beta-2, with product MRSPAKQSPAALLLLPLLAGLGVALAPDSPQGCARGSCYPATGDLLVGRAARLSATSTCGLRRPQPYCIVSHLQEEKKCFICDSRRPYDARTNTNSHRIENVITSFAPRPKKAWWQSENGVEHVSIQLDLEAEFHFTHLIMTFKTFRPAAMLVERSADFGHTWKVYRYFAYDCAASFPHVPHGTPRRIDDVVCESRYSDIEPSTEGEVIYRVLDPAIPIRDPYSSAIQNLLRVTNLRVNLTKLHTLGDNLLDSRREIREKYYYALYELVMRGNCFCYGHASECAPLSGAPATTNGMVHGRCVCKHHTQGLNCERCEDFYQDLPWRPAEGSSTNACRRCDCNEHSWRCHFDMAVFLATGNTSGGVCDDCQHNTMGRRCHLCKPFFYKDPSKDLRDPAVCRACDCDPEGSLDGGLCDSADDPARGLIAGQCRCKEHVAGPRCDRCKPGFFGLSANNPQGCQRCQCDPRGTVADGSRCDPVSGECFCKRLVTGRSCNQCLPEHWGLSHNLPGCRPCDCDVGGARNNLCAMGTGQCQCRNHVIGRQCEQVETGFYRINLDHYTYEAEDARLHQGSVVEREPPPDRPASWTGTGFARMLEGSWVEFHVSDVPFSTEYDVVIRYEPQHPQAWQEVRLKVLRPSPVSASSPCGNTIPADDQLSTSLPSGTRYVVLSQPICLEQGVSYTLRLELGCAAAHQDATASVLIDSLVLLPRYSSLEMFIAGDPSSMERRETFERYHCAQPFHAVGPSPVAEPCSSLLHSLSAILHDGALPCLCDPQGSLSAECQPQGGQCQCKPNVMGRRCHRCSPGTFGFGPGGCRPCQCSREGSVSTICDSTTGQCPCREGTHGPRCDRCQPGHWGFPVCRPCQCNGHAENCDPRTGSCLRCRDHTDGERCQRCAAGHFGNPALGSGQHCRPCPCPEGPSTPRHFAASCYQDSRSQQVVCHCSPGYTGSRCDECAPGYYGDPLQGGRCLPCQCHDNIDVTDPEACDRRTGQCLRCLYNTAGPRCAECQPGFYGDATRHSCRRCSCNPLGTDPSTCGPQQCHCDRHSGQCHCLPNVEGHSCDRCSPNFWNLASGKGCQPCACHPQHSLTPTCNQFTGQCSCRPGFGGQTCTDCQEHHWGDPRQQCRACDCDPRGIASAQCHRSSGHCNCRPGISGVRCDQCARGFAGTFPDCQPCHPCFGDWDRVVQDLAARTRALAQRASLLQHTGAAGAFEGTFRRLEENLATVRDVVAARNTTAVTAAHLTHAMEGLRRQIEEATERLTRVEGELTAAQDANFNASHVLNTVDRGARALNHSLQDLEQQLHTLKTSNFLGAYDSIRQSYEESQAAERQADASTRAVPSPVSISAATRHRTEQLLASQRDDFNRHNAASRRALMDLAARAQALSLQPLNEKVCGVAGDVPCAESPCGGAGCRDEDGKRRCGGLSCGGAVSKADSALDRARHAQEELRQAASDMTQLSHKVAEAKGKANEARLQAQAALDKANQTRARVESSNKELRELISHVKAFLSQEGADPESIEVVASRVLELSLPAAPDQIQRLAEEIKTRVRSLASVDAILEQTASDVHKAGQLLQNAQRARSRAEGVRGTAEAVRQALEEARQAQSMAEQALQQASGDIQHSERALSTMQTQTGGAEQQLAGAMEQIGLLDRQTDALKVKRANNSLAATRVQEAASTARDRAGEAKQMLEGPLRDRYRTAQELVEHRAQGAQQAGNRAQQLREEAAGLLQDAQGKLQRLRALEEEYERNERVLDAKAAQLGGLEARMREVLATINQQVQIYNTCQ from the exons ATGCGGAGTCCGGCGAAGCAGAGCCCCGccgccctgctgctgctgccgctgctggcCG ggctgggggtggcccTGGCCCCCGATTCCCCCCAGGGCTGCGCCCGCGGCAGCTGCTACCCGGCCACCGGGGACTTGCTGGTGGGGCGAGCAGCCCGCCTAAGTGCCACCTCCACCTGCGGGCTGCGCCGTCCCCAGCCCTACTGCATCGTCAGCCACCTCCAG gaggagaaaaagtgCTTCATCTGCGACTCGCGGCGGCCCTACGATGCCCGCACCAACACCAACAGCCACCGCATCGAGAATGTGATCACCAGCTTTGCCCCCCGTCCCAAGAAAGCCTGGTGGCAGTCGGAGAACG GTGTGGAGCACGTCAGCATCCAGCTGGACCTGGAGGCTGAGTTCCACTTCACCCATCTCATCATGACTTTCAAG ACTTTCCGCCCCGCGGCCATGCTGGTGGAGCGCTCGGCCGACTTTGGGCACACCTGGAAGGTGTATCGATACTTCGCCTATGACTGTGCTGCCTCTTTTCCCCACGTCCCCCATGGGACCCCACGCCGCATTGATGATGTCGTCTGCGAGTCCCGCTACTCTGACATCGAGCCCTCCACTGAGGGGGAG GTCATCTACCGGGTGCTGGACCCTGCCATCCCCATCCGGGACCCCTACAGCTCTGCCATCCAAA ACCTGTTGCGTGTCACCAACCTGCGTGTGAACCTCACCAAGCTGCACACGCTGGGGGACAACCTGCTGGACTCACGGCGGGAGATCCGGGAGAAGTACTACTACGCGCTCTATGAGCTGGTGATGCGTGGGAACTGCTTCTGCTACGGGCACGCTTCTGAGTGCGCCCCGCTCAGTGGGGCCCCTGCCACCACCAATGGCATG GTGCACGGGCGCTGTGTCTGCAAACACCACACACAGGGGCTGAACTGTGAGCGTTGTGAGGACTTCTACCAAGACCTGCCCTGGCGCCCGGCCGAGGGCTCCAGCACCAACGCCTGTCGCC gctgtgattGCAACGAGCACTCATGGCGGTGCCACTTTGACATGGCTGTGTTCCTGGCCACGGGGAACACCAgtgggggtgtgtgtgatgACTGCCAGCACAACACCATGGGCCGTCGCTGTCATCTCTGCAAGCCCTTTTTCTACAAGGACCCCAGTAAGGACCTGCGGGACCCCGCGGTGTGCCGAG CCTGTGACTGTGACCCTGAGGGTTCTCTGGATGGTGGGCTATGTGACAGTGCTGATGACCCAGCCAGAGGCCTGATTGCAGGGCAGTGCCGCTGCAAGGAGCACGTGGCTGGTCCCCGCTGTGACCGCTGCAAACCGGGCTTCTTTGGCCTCAGCGCCAACAACCCACAAGGCTGCCAGA GGTGCCAATGTGACCCCCGTGGCACAGTGGCTGATGGCAGCCGGTGTGACCCTGTCAGTGGGGAGTGCTTCTGCAAGCGGCTGGTGACCGGGCGCAGCTGCAACCAATGCCTG cctgagcacTGGGGACTGAGCCACAACCTCCCAGGCTGCCGGCCCTGTGACTGTGATGTGGGAGGTGCTCGCAACAACCT GtgtgccatggggacagggcagtgccagtgccGCAACCATGTGATAGGACGACAGTGTGAACAAGTGGAGACCGGTTTCTACCGCATCAACCTGGATCATTACACCTATGAGGCAGAGGATGCACGACTGCATCAG GGCTCAGTGGTGGAGCGTGAGCCCCCTCCAGACCGTCCAGCTtcctggacagggacaggcttTGCCCGCATGTTGGAAGGCAGCTGGGTGGAGTTTCACGTGAGTGACGTGCCTTTCTCCACTGAGTATGATGTGGTCATCCGCTATGAGCCCCAG CACCCACAGGCCTGGCAGGAGGTGAGGCTGAAGGTGCTGCGCCCCAGCCCTGTCTCCGCCAGCAGCCCTTGTGGAAATACCATCCCTGCTGATGACCAGCTCTCCACCAGCCTTCCCTCTGGTACAAG ATATGTGGTGCTGTCCCAGCCCATCTGTCTGGAGCAGGGTGTCTCCTACACACTCCGCCTGgaactgggctgtgctgctgctcatcagGATGCCACTGCCAGTGTGCTCATCGATTCG CTGGTGCTCCTGCCCCGTTACTCCTCGCTGGAGATGTTCATTGCGGGTGACCCCAGCTCCATGGAGCGCCGGGAGACCTTTGAGCGGTACCATTGTGCCCAGCCCTTCCATGCAGTAGGGCCCTCGCCCGTGGCTGAGCcttgctccagcctcctgcacagcctctcGGCCATCCTGCATGATGGGGCGCTGC CCTGCCTCTGTGATCCCCAGGGCTCGCTCAGTGCCGagtgccagccccagggtgggcagtgccagtgcaAACCCAATGTCATGGGACGGCGCTGTCACCGCTGTTCTCCAGGAACTTTTGGCTTTGGGCCCGGCGGGTGCCGAC CATGCCAGTGCAGCCGAGAGGGTTCAGTGAGCACCATCTGCGACAGCACCACAGGGCAGTGCCCCTGCCGTGAGGGCACCCATGGCCCACGTTGTGACCGCTGCCAGCCCGGCCACTGGGGCTTCCCTGTCTGCCGACCCTGCCAGTGCAACGGGCACGCTGAGAACTGTGACCCTCGGACAGGCAGCTGCCTGCGCTGCCGTGACCACACGGATGGTGAAAGGTGCCAGAG GTGTGCGGCTGGACACTTTGGGAACCCAGCGCTTGGCTCTGGGCAGCACTGCcggccctgcccctgccctgagGGGCCGAGCACTCCACGACACTTCGCTGCCTCCTGCTACCAAGACAGCCGCTCCCAACAGGTTGtctgccactgcagccctggctaCACAG GTTCCCGCTGTGATGAGTGTGCCCCTGGGTACTATGGGGACCCTCTGCAGGGCGGGcgctgcctgccctgccagtgccacGATAACATCGATGTGACGGACCCTGAGGCATGTGACCGGCgcacagggcagtgcctgcGCTGCCTGTACAACACAGCAGGGCCCCGCTGCGCCGAGTGCCAGCCCGGCTTCTATGGAGATGCCACACGACACAGCTGCAGGC GTTGCTCCTGCAACCCCCTGGGCACTGACCCCAGCACCTGTGgaccccagcagtgccactgtgACAGGCACAGTGGGCAGTGCCACTGCCTGCCCAATGTGGAGGGCCACAGCTGTGACCGCTGCAGCCCCAACTTCTGGAACCTGGCCAGCGGGAAAGGCTGCCAGCCTTGCGCCTGCCACCCCCAGCACTCCCTGACACCCACCTGCAACCAG TTcacagggcagtgctcctgCCGGCCAGGCTTTGGGGGCCAGACTTGCACCGACTGCCAGGAGCACCACTGGGGTGACCCACGGCAGCAGTGCCGAG cctgtgacTGTGACCCTCGTGGCATAGCCAGTGCCCAATGCCACCGCAGCAGTGGCCACTGCAACTGCCGGCCTGGCATCTCTGGAGTTCGCTGTGACCAGTGTGCCCGGGGCTTTGCTGGTACCTTCCCTgactgccagccctgccacccctgCTTCGGGGACTGGGACCGTGTGGTGCAGGATCTGGCCGCACGTACCCGAGCGCTAGCACAGAGAgccagcctcctgcagcatactggggctgctggtgcctTCGAGGGCACCTTCCGACGGCTGGAGGAGAACCTTGCCACTGTCCGTGATGTGGTGGCCGCCCGCAACACCACTGCTGTTACTGCTGCCCACCTGACACATGCCATGGAGGGGCTGCG GCGGCAGATCGAAGAGGCAACTGAAAGGCTGACACGAGTGGAAGGGGAGCTGACGGCTGCTCAGGATGCCAACTTCAATGCCAGTCATGTGCTGAACACTGTGGACCGGGGTGCCCGCGCCCTCAACCACAGCCTGCAGGACTTGGAACAGCAGCTACACACCCTCAAGACCTCAAATTTCCTTG GTGCCTATGACAGTATTCGTCAGTCCTATGAGGAGTCGCAGGCGGCCGAGCGCCAGGCGGACGCCTCCACCcgtgctgtgcccagccctgtcagcATCTCGGCAGCCACTCGTCACCGCACcgagcagctcctggccagccAGCGGGATGACTTCAATCGCCACAATGCGGCCAGCCGGCGGGCACTGATGGACCTGGCAGCAAGGGCACAGGCGCTGAGCCTGCAGCCGCTCAACGAGAAG GTCTGCGGTGTGGCAGGTGAtgtgccctgtgctgagagCCCTTGTGGAGGTGCTGGGTGCCGGGATGAGGATGGGAAACGACGCTGTGGTGGTCTGAGCTGTGGTGGAGCTGTGTCCAAGGCTGACAGTGCTCTGGACCGGGCACGCCATGCCCAGGAGGAGCTGCGTCAGGCTGCCAGCGACATGACCCAGCTCTCTCACAAG GTGGCAGAGGCCAAGGGAAAGGCAAATGAGGCCCGACTGCAAGCGCAGGCAGCCCTGGATAAGGCAAACCAGACCAGGGCCCGTGTGGAGAGTTCTAacaaggagctgagggagctaATCAGCCATGTCAAGGCCTTCCTGAGCC AGGAGGGGGCTGATCCTGAGAGCATTGAGGTGGTAGCCAGTCGGGTACTGGAGCTGTCGCTCCCTGCTGCACCGGACCAGATCCAGCGCCTGGCTGAGGAGATCAAGACGCGGGTGCGCAGCCTGGCCAGCGTGGATGCCATCCTGGAGCAGACAGCCAGTGACGTGCATaaggctgggcagctgctgcagaatgcCCAGCGGGCCAG GTCACGGGCAGAGGGAGTGCGGGGCACAGCTGAGGCAGTACGGCAGGCGCTGGAGGAGGCACGGCAAGCCCAGAGCATGGCcgagcaggcactgcagcaagCTTCTGGTGACATCCAGCACAGCGAGAGAGCCCTTAGCACG ATGCAGACCCAGACAgggggtgcagagcagcagttgGCAGGTGCCATGGAGCAGATTGGGCTCCTGGACAGGCAGACTGATGCCCTGAAGGTGAAACGTGCAAACAACAGCCTGGCAGCCACACGTGTCCAGGAGGCAGCCAGCACTGCGCGGGACCGAGCCGGCGAGGCCAAGCAG ATGCTGGAGGGGCCACTTCGGGACCGGTACCggacagcacaggagctggTGGAGCATCGGGcgcagggagcacagcaggcaggcaACCGGGCACAGCAGTTGcgggaggaggctgcagggctgctgcaggatgccCAGGGCAAGCTGCAGCGGCTGCGAG cactggaggaGGAGTATGAGCGGAATGAGCGGGTGCTGGATGCCAAAGCAGCCCAGCTGGGTGGGCTGGAGGCCAGAATGAGGGAGGTGCTGGCCACCATCAACCAGCAGGTCCAGATCTACAACACCTGCCAGTGA